CGGCGATTTGGCGCGCTACGCCGCTGACGCGATGGGGCTACAACACGTTCCGGGCCAATCGGTGAACCGACACTGCGCAGGTAGCCTCACCGCGATCGGTAACGCAGCCGCGCAGATCGGCTCGGGCATGGAGCGTGTGCTGATCGCAGGCGGCGTGCAGTCGCTGTCGATGACCCCGCTGACCAACTGGCGGATCCCGGGACCCGAGCTGAAGTTCGAGGAGCGGTGGATGCCGCCCACGCACGTCGAGACACCCGATGCGCCGGCCAAGGACATGTCGATCACGGTGGGTTGGAACACCGCGCAGTCGGTCGGCATCACCCGCGAGGAGATGGACGCCTGGGCGGCCCGGTCACACGAACGGGCCGTCGCCGCGCAGGATGCGGGCAAGTTCGGTGACGAGATCATCCCGATGAAGATCCAGCAGTTCGACGGATCGGTGGTCGACTTCAGCGTCGACGAGCATCCCCGCCGCGACACCACCGTCGAGAAGCTCGCCGGGCTCAAGGTGCTGCACCCGGAGATCGAGGGCTTCTCGATCACCGCGGGCAACAGCAGCGGCACCAACGATGCGGCTGCCGGCGTCGCGCTGGTCGAGCGCGGCTACGCCGAGGCCAACAACTTGTCGGTGATGGCCACCG
The sequence above is drawn from the Mycobacterium gallinarum genome and encodes:
- a CDS encoding thiolase family protein, whose product is MSTPVIVGAARTAIGRSFKGTLVNTPPETLITTVLPEVVRRSGVDPADIDDIIFAESHYGGGDLARYAADAMGLQHVPGQSVNRHCAGSLTAIGNAAAQIGSGMERVLIAGGVQSLSMTPLTNWRIPGPELKFEERWMPPTHVETPDAPAKDMSITVGWNTAQSVGITREEMDAWAARSHERAVAAQDAGKFGDEIIPMKIQQFDGSVVDFSVDEHPRRDTTVEKLAGLKVLHPEIEGFSITAGNSSGTNDAAAGVALVERGYAEANNLSVMATVRAWGAAGVPPRDCGLGAVKVIGKVLDRAGLKPSDITLWEINEAFASVPIAACREYGIDEELVNFSGSGCSLGHPIAASGARMVTTLVYELQRRGGGIGMAAMCAGGGQGGAVIIEV